The nucleotide sequence CCACCTATTTACTCGAGAATCGGTTGATCTAAAGCATATGCATTTGAGAATCTTACTCTGGACTCTCCTTCTGATAACCAAACTCAGCTGCTGCTTTCAGAGCCCGTTGGTAGGTCTGTTTCATTGCTTCCTGTCATCAAAAAATTAACGATAGTAAAAACTCATACTTCATCCACCTCAAATCAAACATTTTCGGTTTTCTTTCGGtttgttttgtgacttttgtcCCATTAATCGGAAAAGAAAAGGTAGTTTTAATactttttagagtaaattatgtttttggcccctgtggttatatcacttttactatattagcccaaaataagaatttttaacatatctgcccctatggtctctataactaaccattttggcccctaagtctagagatcatgggggccaaaatggttagttatagagaccatgggggcagatatgttaaaaattcttattttgggctaatatagtaaaagtgatataaccacaggggccaaaaacgtaatttactctactTTTTATTAGAGtgaagtacacagatggtccctgtggtataccaaaattttggatttggtccctagctttccaaaagtacacagatggtccctatcgtttgcactttgtaacgcatttagtccctaacttggaaaTGCTAAagcctttagatttgttggttggggaccaaatgcgttacaaagtgcaaaccatagggaccatccgtgtacttttagaaagctaggggccaaatccaaaattttggtaaaccacaaggaccatccgtgtactttactctttttaCTACTAACACCCTAAAATACTTGTAAAGAAATTCGGTTTGTTTCTCAATAGTTGGAATACCTTTTAATATAAACAAAATGATGAGCGGATCGGATAGGTTGGGTAACGTACCAACGTGCCTATTCAGGTAAATTCATATAACAGGCTGGGTTGACTCGTCACCTTATGTTACTGGCTTTTATTTTAAATTACAATTTAATTTATACATCAACTATAATTACAAAAACGGAAAaattacacgttttgtcctttatcttaataccacttatcaggcggtgtcctttataacgaattttgacaagttttgccctttacaagaaattttgttgcacgttttgtccttcaggcttaacccagttagattttcttgttaaatcttgtcacccaagggtattttagtctttttacccatttatttcaaGAGTCAAccctaaaatattttgttttattcttttaaataatattaaataaatgggtaaaagactaaaatacccttgggtgacaagatttaacaagaaaatctaactgggttaagcctaaaggacaaaacgtgcaacaaaattccttgtaaagggcaaaacttgtcaaaattcgttaaaaaggactccgcctgataagtggtattaagataaaggacaaagcTTGTAATTTTTCCTTACAAAAACTATTGGTTTCTTGCCTGTAGTTTAGACTCGAAGTCCTCAGGTGCCCAGTTCAGATTGTATTCTTTTAGCTCAAGCTCACCAGCAACAACCTGAGAAAAATCGTATACGAGAAATATAACTTCAATTCAAAAACTAATGTCGATTTAGATCGTACGATCATAGGCCATTAAGATGTACGCATACCCCTCCGGTGCCAGCAGCTATGGAAGGAGCAATCAGAACGTTGGCCCCCTTCAATACATCTAGTGCTTCAGAGGTACATGGCATGTTGGAACCTAAAAAATAATACACAATTACAAACTATTTACTAcaaccagaaaaaaaaaaaaaaaaaaaaaaaaaacctgataATTATAGGTGGCAAAAACGGCAGGTCAGGCAcattgggtaacgggtcaaaatgggtaacTATTGTTGAAAAGTCTAGACGTTTATtgataatgatatatagtgtctCAAATACGATAAGCGAAATTTATACTGTTAAAGGCACTTTCGATAAAGTCTAGGGATGTATTTTCATTCAATTTTGACAAGTTCATAGATATTCATGCAGGATAAACGGCGGGGCCTTTATTATTAAATTTTAGGGTAGATTGCATTTTACGTGCTTCAAGTTTGAGCAAAATTGCAGGCGTTGGCCTTTAACTAACGAAATTACACTAAATATCCTTTATGTTACAGTTTCTCATAATGTGGTCTCCTTTTGCTCTAACCCAGTTATTGTTTTCTGTTAACTCTCAACACATGGCAGTCACATGAGGGCATAATGGTCATTTCCACTCAATaactaaaacaaaaaaaacataaaacttCAAGAGTAAGATATATGTTAAGTGAAAATGACCATTAGACCCTCATGTGAGTGGCACATGTTAAGAGGTAACATTAGGTTTTAACTGGGTTAGGGCAAACGGACACCGCATGATGAAGaattgtaacataaaggacttcCAGTGTAATTTCATAagttaaaggacagcgcctgcaattttgCTTAAAACTTAaaggacttaaaataaaatttaccctaagttttataagttatgggATTTAATCATGCAAAAAATACATTATGACCGATAATTTTTATATGAACGATAAAAGCTAAAACATAACTTATATCGAGCCATTCAAAAGTAAATACACCAAAATAGCCACCTCTATTAATAGCAAAATGAACTGCAAATGAAGAATAAATAAGGATCACCACCTTCAACAAGTATACGGCATCCCAAATTAACAAGACTAATCGCATCAGAATGATCGATTTCGTTCTGTGAAGCACAAGGGAAAGCAACATCGCATCTTTCGTTCCAAGGTTTAGCTTCATCGTAGTACTTAGCACGAGCGTACGTCTTTGAATAATCTCTggaaatttacaaaaaaaaaaaaaaaaaaaaaaaaaaaagttagataTCTACAGAACAGTGAGAGTAAAGATGAATTACGTGTTTTCGAAACGGGACACTAACCTTAAAGTTCTATGTTGTGCTTTGATGTCTCTAAGAAAAGATAGTTTCATGAAGTCAAAACCATCCTCATCAACTAAATAGCCTTTTGAATCTGTAGAAAATACCGCGTTATTAAATTGCATTACGTAGGTTAAACTTAACGAATGTTTGGATTTGCGTTTCGAAATGGATTATCTATCACTCTTCACTTTTAGTCATTATAATTGATATTTAATGTTTGGATAAACATATTAAGCTTCTTGAATATCAATGTGTAAAGCAAAATTACCTAACTACCCTAACCTAACACGTTTTTATTAGAGCTGATATTATTCAAAATCAAATAATCACTTTTAATAACGCACGTGAAATAattaattttgaaattcaaaaaaCAGCTTCCaaataaaatcttaaaaaatAACATTACCTGATACTGTGATTGGAAGAGCGCCGTATGCAATAAGCTTCTCTAAAACATGCATTGCTATCTTCCCGGACCCACTAACCACGCatctaaaattaaaataaaaactaattgTTGAAACTGTACTCAAATGTGCTTCAAAAAACTAAGGGATAACGTATATTGAGGCCACCCAAGtcttttcaaaaactttaagggCATTTTCGTCAAatataaaaaagagtaaaatgcacggatagtccctgtggtttggtgaaatttcacctttagtccccaacttttcagaattacactcttagtccttgtggtttgacaagttgttactcggatagtccctaaagcggatgaaggttactcggatagtccctgtagtttgacaagttgttactcggatagtccttgtcatttcacacccacttaaccagaaaaactaacctccatccactttggggactatccaagtaacaacttgtcaaaccacagggactaagagtgtaattttgaaaagttggggactaaaggtgaaatttcaccaaaccacagggactatccgtgcattgtACTCTATCaaaaaactaaatattgtttGGTGTAAAGAAAACCTTAGTCCTTTGAGTTCTTTATTCATGTCTGCAAGCATAAGTTGTGCAAAGAAAACCTGTAAAAAACAACACAATCTGttaaaccgtttttttttttttctaataaatgCAGAGATTTGCAAAAGCTTACCAGTCCATAACCAGTAGCTTCAGTACGTAAGCTGGAACCAGACCAGTTAAGTCTCGGGCCGGTAAAACTTCCCTGCTTAAAAATATTACTAAATCATACACAAAACATAAACCGATCCAAAATTTAAGTGACACGTTTTGAAAACGACAGAAAATAAAAACAGCACCCAAGTGAAGCAAACAGATGTGGCAATTTTGGCATATTAATGGATGAAAAGGTCAATTAGGGTTATATTTTGCCTATAGTTGTTAATAGCGTATTTGGATATATAATATACGTACAAAATATTTTGTTAAGTATTCATACAGCGTATTTGGATATAATATACATGCAAAATATTTCTAAAATTTCTCCTAGTGTGTCACTAAACATAAGATAGCACCCACTCTTTCATCGCTATCGTCCGCCATTCGCAATTATtgatcagtggcgaagcttgccCTCGAAAacttgggaggggggggggggggtatatacccagaaaattctatacgaaaactacatatataacactactgagcgaaaaattcgcccccccccccctttgtccTGCGCCCCTGTTCCTAATTCATTATACTTTACAAATTAAGATTgttttttaataatataattttGTTAATCATATTTAAAACATTAATTATTTTAGATTTCAAGAAAAGGGTCAAGTCAACCCGATCAAACCCGTTTGGCCTGTTTTAACAATTACACAATTTGACCAGCCTCACCTGAGAATGCCCGGCCAGGCGTCGATATTGACCGTATAGAAAACCCATTTCACGAGTGCCGACACCCATCTCCTCAGAAGGAAGATCCTGATATTATCATGACAAAAGATTACGCATTTTATATTAACGAATAGTTGGCTACAAAAgtaataaaattaatttgaataCCTTATCGGGGCTAATGTAACGATACAACTCATCCATATAGCTCTGGCAGAAGTGCATAATCTGCAAACAAGAATGACAGAAATCCTAATATTATTTAACGACACACATAAACAATTatgagttaattgcccggatggtccctgtggtttcacgttttttcacgtttagtccccaccttttgaaaatagcaggtatgctccctatggtttgttattttattactcggatagtcccctgagtagatgtcagttagtttggaaatagcatgtatgctccctatggtttgtcattttgttactcggatagtcccctgagtatatgtcaggggactatccgagtaacaaaatgacaaaccatagggagcatacctgctattttcaaaaggtgaggactaaacgtgaaaaaacgtaaaaccacagggaccatccgagcaattaactcaaCAATTATTATATATTGATGTAAAAATTGAAGAATGCACCTCATTGTCACTTTTCCCTTTGGGATCAAAATCACTTCCGCCTGATGCTCCTCCAAGTCGATAAGGAGATAATGCAGTCCTTAACGTCTGCAGTCAAAACTGGTTAGACCCTTAACTTTGGCATTAACCAACTTTAGCCCCTCGACTTTTATAATGACATGGTTAGTCCCTCAACTTCGGTAATGACATGCTTAGCCCCTTAAttaaaacaactttagcccctcaactttaataataaacaagttaacccctcaactttaataatgacatgtttagccccttaactaaaacaactttagcctctcaactttaataataaacaaatttagcctctcaactttaataataaacaaatttagcccctcaactttaataatgacatgtttagcccctccaCTTTAATGATGACATGTTTACCCCCCtaactaaaacatcaaacaactttaactctggtgatttgcttatttttatctacgtttcgaaCCCGCTGCGGAGCGCGGGTAGTAACCCACTGGTTCCATAAAAATAGACAACCcatgatgaaaaaaaaataacGGGAGCTAGAATAATATGAACTTAATTTAGAACGGATAAAAAAAAGAAGGTAAAAGATGGAAGCATGCCTGCTGGAAACCGAGAAACTTGGCAATACTTAAGTTCATCAACGGGTGAAAGCGAAGGCCTCCTCTACACGGGCCCAAAGTCTGGTTAAACTGGACCCTAAACCCACGATTGACGTGCATTTCACCTCTATCATCAACCCACGGAACTCGGAAGATAATTGTACGCTCGGGCTCTAACAACCGCTCCATGGTATTGACATAACTACAACAAGAAAATCAAAAGTAATGATAAAAGGTTGTATGCATTTGAATATAAGCGGTACAATTAACTTTGAGAAAACACACCCCGAGTTTTTTGAAATAACTCTTTCAAGAGAATGAATAACTTCTTGCACAGATTGTATGAACTCAAGCTCGTTAGGATCTCTTTTTAGTGCAGCTTCAACAATCGATCCCGACGATTTTGACATGAGAGCTGTCACAAAAGTCAAatcatcaaaaaaaaaataagtaaCTAGCATCATATAACAAGACACAAAACATAAACTTGAACATTtttaataagagtaaattacaaaaatcgtcctttatgtatgttaCTTATTGCAatctgtgtcctttgtcttcaataattacagaaaacgtactcgatgtttgcaaacccttacaagttatgtcctttagcgctaactcagttaatttttgtggttaaatctgaccaaatggaccccacatgagggcatttttgtggttaaatctgaccaaatggaccccacgtgagagtaaaatgaccaaaataccctcatgtggggtccatttggtcagatttaaccacaaaaattaactgcgttagagctaaaggacataacttgcaagggtttgcaaacattaagtacgttttctgtaattattgaagataaaggacacagtttgcaataagtgacatacataaaggacgatttttgtaatttttcctttttaataataaaaatcagCACAAACCTTTTACATATATGGGCTTGTCAGTAATTATCTTATCTTTAGAGGCCAATTGTAGACGAAGAGCCTCTTTATGAAGCAAACTGTTGTTATGTTCTTCTAAAGCACTCATTTGCATATTTCTACTGCCTTCGTTTCCGTAAGGATTTCTTCTATGTTTCCTACCGTATTCCCTGCAAATCGAGCAAAATATCCTCGTTGTACCTTCTTTCATATCCACATACGCCCATTTGTACGTATCAGCCCATTCTTCCCGCCATCTTTTCACCACTTTTTTCTTTCGTTTGACTGGAATTGACTTTAACAATTCTTGATCATCATTTGGAAGCTGTGAAACAGCTGCCATATTCTTGTTTTCATCGTGATCATCTGCTGAAGATTCTTGTGGCGGAACGTTAATCAAAGGAGTGTGAGCAAACGTCGGGTCATCGTCCCCCGGCCCGATTTCTAAATCGATTTCTCCACCGAGCTCCCTAACCACCAAATGATGCCTTTGTTGAATCAAGCTGA is from Helianthus annuus cultivar XRQ/B chromosome 9, HanXRQr2.0-SUNRISE, whole genome shotgun sequence and encodes:
- the LOC110880202 gene encoding NADP-specific glutamate dehydrogenase; the encoded protein is MLIPVVGLGMDSAMDDISLIQQRHHLVVRELGGEIDLEIGPGDDDPTFAHTPLINVPPQESSADDHDENKNMAAVSQLPNDDQELLKSIPVKRKKKVVKRWREEWADTYKWAYVDMKEGTTRIFCSICREYGRKHRRNPYGNEGSRNMQMSALEEHNNSLLHKEALRLQLASKDKIITDKPIYVKALMSKSSGSIVEAALKRDPNELEFIQSVQEVIHSLERVISKNSGYVNTMERLLEPERTIIFRVPWVDDRGEMHVNRGFRVQFNQTLGPCRGGLRFHPLMNLSIAKFLGFQQTLRTALSPYRLGGASGGSDFDPKGKSDNEIMHFCQSYMDELYRYISPDKDLPSEEMGVGTREMGFLYGQYRRLAGHSQGSFTGPRLNWSGSSLRTEATGYGLVFFAQLMLADMNKELKGLRCVVSGSGKIAMHVLEKLIAYGALPITVSDSKGYLVDEDGFDFMKLSFLRDIKAQHRTLRDYSKTYARAKYYDEAKPWNERCDVAFPCASQNEIDHSDAISLVNLGCRILVEGSNMPCTSEALDVLKGANVLIAPSIAAGTGGVVAGELELKEYNLNWAPEDFESKLQEAMKQTYQRALKAAAEFGYQKESPEALIHGSVISAFLTIATSMSEQGCV